One window of the Rosa rugosa chromosome 3, drRosRugo1.1, whole genome shotgun sequence genome contains the following:
- the LOC133735742 gene encoding uncharacterized protein LOC133735742: protein MRLVIGTSPCMAEVHTEFIIVDCFSSYNAIIGRPALNKLKCIIAGYMLLMKFPTPNGTGCVRGSQQLARECYSTTIARSTRRHEILTVGSEAPPPNIFEDPRDEEEKYVRKEPVDPDTSLKVVCLSDEHPERTVRIGAHLNPEVEAELTQFLRDNAAVFAWSYADMPGISPEIITHKLTIKPSFYPIKQKRRAFDEEKYRAIREEVAKLQDIGFIRQVIYPQWISNLVMVKKASGKWRMCVDFKNLNKACPKDSFPLPRIDQLVDATAGHELLSMMDAFSGYNQIKMHPSDQECTTFTTDKGLYCYNVMPFGLKNTGATYQRLMNAMFAEHLGKIIEVYVDDMLVKSVRASGHVANLKVIVTILLAYGMRLNPEKCFFAVTASKFLGYIVSERGIEANPDKVQAILDLADPKYKVHVQCLQGKLTALSRFISRLTDKCASFFKLLKTTHKKVINWNPECQAAFQGLKEYLAAVPLLSVPVQGEILFIYLAVSASAVSCAIVQREGQDELPVFYAGRGMNGAETRYPPLEQLALALIVAARRLRQYFQAHTIHVLTNQPLRQVMQNPEHSGRLSKWAIELSEFDIDYRPRTAMKGQAVADFIAELTERQPEPGVETRPGTEMVTVEEVAPPQSDWNLHVDGSANAKASGAGIILTGPGGLNAEYALKFNFKASNNMAEYEALIAGLLLAIDSGADSVNIFSDSQLVVNQVNDSFQAKDQQLAAYLGYVKTLLKKFKFHNITQIPREKNAKADSLARLATAQPHQSPADTRVEYLDKPSITKTLAEIFNIEVNSSWMDEIIAYKRNGTLPEDKIQARQLKRRATRYNIQNGKLYRQGFTYPNLRCLTPEEGKIVLAEIHGGECGNHSGARSLANRTLRQGYFWPTLGDDARKISRSCHKCQQFADLPHAPAEPLSVIIGPWVHSTWGLDLMGKFQTAKGQFKYIIVAIDYNSKWIEAEPLTAITTAKVIRFLWKNIYCRYGVPHTIITDNGTQFNNKELISFTANLGTKLSFASVAHPQTNGQVEAANKIIKKLLKKKLDSAKGLWAEKLPEVLWAIRTTPTTATGETPFCMMFGTEAVLPIEVTQPTARVEGYCPDTNGDGINLDRDLLEEKRLKAHLRNLQNKRLVSRFYNARVKARNLQLGDWVMKEVIPPPTKLRPTWEGPYNIVEVVSPGTFYLMDKDGVKSAHPWNTEHLRYYYK from the coding sequence atgcggctggttattggcactagcccctgcatggcggaggtacatacagaattcattattgtcgactgcttcagttcgtacaacgccatcattggtcgaccagcgcttaacaagctcaagtgcatcattgccgggtacatgcttctcatgaagttccccacacctaacggcacgggctgtgtcaggggaagccaacagctggcacgagaatgttactcaacgactatagcgcggtcgacgcgccgccatgaaattctgacagtgggtagtgaggcaccgccaccaaacatctttgaggatcctagggatgaggaggagaagtatgtacggaaggagccggtcgaccctgacacgtcgctaaaggttgtctgcctctcggacgaacaccctgagcggacagtccgcataggcgcccatctaaacccagaggtggaggcagaactcactcagttcctacgcgataatgccgccgtctttgcatggtcatacgcggacatgccaggtatctctcctgaaattatcactcataaactgaccatcaaaccctccttttatcccatcaagcagaagcgaagggcctttgatgaggaaaaataccgggcaatcagagaggaggttgccaaactccaggacattgggttcatccgccaagtcatctatccccagtggatctcaaacctggtaatggtcaaaaaggccagcggcaagtggcggatgtgtgtcgacttcaaaaatctcaacaaggcatgcccaaaggatagtttcccgcttcctcgtatcgatcagctagtcgatgcaactgccggacatgagctcctcagcatgatggacgctttctccggatacaatcagatcaagatgcaccccagcgaccaggaatgcaccaccttcaccaccgacaaaggcctctactgctacaatgtcatgcctttcggtctgaagaacaccggtgcaacttaccagcggttgatgaacgccatgttcgctgagcatctgggaaaaatcatcgaggtctacgtggacgacatgctagtcaagagcgtaagggccagcggacatgtggcaaacctcaaggtcatagtaaccattctcttggcctacggcatgcgcctcaacccagagaagtgtttctttgcggtcaccgcaagcaaattcctgggctacatcgtcagcgagcgaggcatcgaggctaacccagacaaggtccaggccatccttgacctggcagaCCCTaaatataaggtacacgtccagtgcctccagggcaagttaaccgccctttctcggttcatctctcgactcactgataagtgcgcctcattcttcaaactcctcaaaacaacgcacaagaaggtcatcaactggaacccagagtgccaggcggcgttccagggcttaaaggaatacctggcggcagtccctctcctttctgttcctgtgcaaggagaaatactattcatctacctggcggtttcggcatcggcggtaagttgcgccattgtccagcgggaaggccaagatgagcttccagtgttttacgccggcagaggcatgaacggagcagaaacgagatatcctcccttggagcaactggccctcgcacttatcgttgctgccagacgcctccggcaatacttccaggctcacacgatccatgtgttaaccaatcagccgctgcggcaagtgatgcagaaccctgagcactcggggcgcctcagcaagtgggccattgagctcagcgagttcgacatagattataggccaagaaccgccatgaaaggccaggcagtggcggacttcatcgctgagctaaccgagcgacagccggagcccggtgttgagacaaggcccggaacagaaatggtgaccgttgaggaggtagcccccccacagtcagattggaacctgcatgtggacggctccgccaacgccaaggccagcggcgccggaatcatcttaacaggacccgggggactgaacgcggaatatgcgttaaaattcaacttcaaagcttcaaacaacatggcggagtacgaggcactcatcgccggtctactcctcgccattgactcgggggctgacagcgtcaacatattcagcgactcccagctagtcgttaaccaggtcaacgacagcttccaagccaaggaccagcagttagcggcatatttggggtacgtcaaaacgttgctaaaaaagttcaaatttcacaacatcacacaaatccccagggaaaagaacgccaaggctgattcactggcgagactggcaaccgcccagccacatcagagtccagcggacacaagggtagaataccttgacaagccaagcatcacaaagaccctggcggagatcttcaacattgaagtcaactccagctggatggacgagatcattgcatataagcgcaacggcacattgccagaggataagatccaggcaagacagctcaagcggagagcaacccgctacaacattcagaatggcaagctgtaccgtcaggggttcacctaccccaacctccgctgcctaaccccagaggagggaaagatcgtcctggcggaaatccacggcggagaatgtggaaaccactcgggtgccagatcattggccaaccgtacattgcgacagggctacttctggcccacactgggtgatgacgcccggaaaatttcgaggtcttgccacaaatgccaacagttcgcggatctcccacatgcaccggcggaacctctgtcagtcatcatcggcccttgggttcactccacgtggggcctcgatttgatgggaaaattccaaaccgccaagggccaattcaagtacatcattgtagccatcgactacaacagcaaatggatagaggcggagccactaacggcaattactaccgccaaggtcattcgcttcctctggaagaacatctactgccgctatggtgtcccacacacaatcattacagacaacggtacacagttcaacaataaggaactcatatcgttcaccgccaacttgggcaccaagttaagttttgcatctgtcgcccatccccaaaccaacggccaggtcgaagcagcaaacaagataatcaagaagctgctaaaaaagaagctcgacagcgccaagggtttatgggcggagaagcttccagaagtcctatgggccatccggacgactccaactaccgccaccggcgaaactcctttctgcatgatgttcggcacagaggcggtcctacctattgaagtaactcagcctaccgctagggtcgagggctactgcccagacaccaacggcgacggcatcaacctggacagggacctcctagaagaaaaaagactcaaggcccatttgcgcaacttgcaaaacaaaaggctggtatcgcgtttctataacgccagagtcaaagcccggaacctccaactgggggactgggtaatgaaagaagtcattccaccaccaacaaagctccgcccaacttgggaaggcccatacaacattgtggaagtcgtgagcccaggcaccttctacttaatggacaaggatggcgtcaaatcggcccacccttggaatactgaacaccttcggtattattacaaatag